Genomic window (Sulfurospirillum tamanense):
ATTGCCCTTATCTCTGCTATTGCAACCGTATCGGTCATACTTGGCCTTGATGGGGGCGTTAAACGCCTTTCGGAACTCAATTTGTACCTCGCGGGGCTTTTGTTGCTCTTTGTTATTTTGGCGGGGCCAACCTTTTTTCTTTTTAGTGCCCTCGTGCAAAACATTGGAGCGTACCTCAGTGGTATAGTTTCCATGACTTTCAACCAACACGTCTACGACAGCACGCCATGGATGGGATGGTGGACGCTCTTTTATTGGGCGTGGTGGATAGCGTGGGCCCCTTTTGTGGGCATGTTTATCGCCCGTGTTTCAAGAGGACGCACCATCCGTGAATTTATCGCGGGCGTGCTTTTTGTGCCTGTAGGCTTTACCTTTGTCTGGATGACTGTTTTTGGCAACAGCGCTCTTGACGCCATTATGAACAAAGGAGCCGATGCTCTTTCGGCTGCGGTTTCTGCGGATGTTTCCACTGCCTTGTTTCAATTTTTGGAACTGTTTCCTTTCTCGGGCATCACTTCAGTGTTGGCGGTGCTTTTAGTGGTGACATTTTTTGTGACTTCTTCGGATTCGGGCTCTTTAGTAGTGGACACCATCAGCTCAGGCGGTAAAGACAACAACCCTGTGTGGCAACGCATCTTTTGGGCCGTACTTGAAGGGGTTGTGGCCGCGGCCTTACTCATCGCTGGAGGGCTTGGAGCGCTGCAATCAGCGTCCATCGCCATCGCGCTGCCTTTTGCATTGATTATGCTTGTGGCGTGTTGGGGCTTGTGGCGCGCGTTGCACCTTGAGGCGATTCGCTATGAGAGTTTACAGCACCACATGAACGCAGGACGCCATGGCAAAATCAGTGGTACGTGGAAATCACGGCTCAGTCGGCTTATCGAGTTTCCTTCCGTGGAAGAGACCAGACGTTACATTCGTAAAGATGTGGTCAAAGCCATGCTTTTGGTAGAAAAAGAGCTTGAAGACCACCACTGGGAAGTGGACATTAACCATGATGACACCAAAGGAGTTGCAACGTTTAGGGTTGAACACTCAGGTGATATGGATTTTATTTATGAAGTGCGCATCAAAACGGGCGACACCCCCACCTTTGCCTTCCCTGATTCTGTTAATCCTTCAAGAGCCCAGAAAAAATACGGGCGCGCGGAAGTCTACTTGCAAGATGGCAACAAGGCGTACGACATCTACGGCTACGATGAAGACGTCATCGCCACGGACATCATCGACCAGTTTGAAAAACACCGCCACTTTTTACACAATACTTCCAGTCTTAATCCTGCTATTCCTATCGAGTGAGACACTGGCCCTGTAAAGGGCCAATCTCCTTTACATGTAAGGGTTTAGTAACCCTTTTGCGTTACACTTTTTTATGAAGATACTTCTCTTTACCGACACCCTATGCGACACCAACGGCGTGTCGCGCTTTTTGCAAGACCTTGGCACCCACTGCCCTGCCTTTCATCTTGTCACGGCAACGCGTAAATCTTGCAACCTTCCTTTTAAAAACTGGACAAACCTTCCTGTACGCCTACGCCTTGCCATGCCTTTTTACCCCCAACTTGACCTTAGTTTTCCCTCTTACGCCCACGCCAAAACTTTGTTTGAAACCTTTGACCCCGACCTTGTGCATGTCTCCACGCCTGGCCCCGTTGGTTTGCTTGGACGCGCCTTGGCACGCAAATACCACAAACCCCTTGCAGGGGTGTACCACACCGATTTTCCTTCTTACGTGCACAACAACCTGCCCCTTTGGGGGTTAAAACGCCTCACCCAAATGTCTATGCGTTGGTTTTACAAACCCTTTTCTTTGCTCTTTGCCCGTAGTCAAAGTGAAATCCCCAAACTCCAACCCCTTCTTCACAAAACCCTCACACTATTTAAAGCCGGAGTAGACACACAGGTATTTACGCCCTTAGCCCTCCCCAAAGAAGCGCGCTTGACCCTGCTGTACGTGGGGCGCATTAGTCCTGAAAAAAACATAGGATTTTTGTGGGAAGTGTGGGAAATCCTCCAAAACCTCTTAGGCCCTCAGGCGGTGCAGTTGTGGTGCGTAGGGGAATGTACCCATCCGCTTTTGCGCACCCAAGGAGAGGCGCTTGGGGTGCATTTTTTGGGAAAACAACCCAAAGAAGCGTTGCCTGCTTTGTATGCCAAAGCCCATTTGTTTGTTTTTCCCTCACTCACCGAAACCCTAGGGCAAGTGGTGCTTGAGTCGTTGTCCTGCGGCACGCCTGTTGTCGTTTCTGACCAAGGGGGCCCGCGCACTATTTTGGCAAGCACTACTCGCCCTTGTGGACTCATTCTTTCTACACGTTTTTCCTCCACGTGGGCACATGCCATTAAATCACTTTTATTAAATGAACCTAGGCTTTCTGCGATGGCAGAAGCAGCGCGTGCAGAAAATTACGACATTAAGACGAGTGTTGAAGATTTTTTAGCAGTACATGTAAGGATGCGCAAAGAAGAAGCCGAGCCCGAAGGCTCGACGAAAGAAGAAGGTTAGACGAAAATAAACACACCCACCAATAAAACAGCGATGTAAAGGGCACCAAATACGCCACCAAGGAGCCAAAAAGTTCCTGTTGGAATAAAGCGTGAACCAAACCAAATCGGTGATGGTCCTGTAGCATACGGAGTTAAAATACCCATGATACCCAAGGTACCAGCCATCAAGATACTAAAGGGAACCAATTGCTCAGGCGCAATCATCTGCACAGCAATCGCCATGAAAAGAGGCAAGAGTGCTGTAGTGTGTGCTGTAACAGAAGCAAAGAAGTAGTGAAGCACAAAGAAAATGAGAAGCATAGAAAGCATCAAGACGGTGGGTGTCATACCTACCAAGTAACCCTCAAGTCCTGTACCCATCCATTTAAGCACACCCGTTTTACTAAGCCCAGAGGCCATCGCCACCAAGGTCGCAAACCAAATCAAGATGTTAAAGGCTTCTTTATTAGAAAGCACGTCATCCCATGTAATGACGTTAGTAAGTACCATCACCGCTACAATCGCAATCGCCGCGGTTGTACCATGAATACCCACTTCTTTTCCAAAAATCCACAACACAAGGGCCACAACGGCAAGTACACCCATCAAAATCTCTTTGCCTTTAATCCCGCCCAAGGTTTTAAGCTCAGCTGCTGCCCACGCTGGAGCCTCAGGAGAGGTTTTTTGGGTTGGTGGGTAAATCACATAAGTGATGAGTGGCACCAATAAAAACAAAGGCAACATTAAAGGAATCATAATTGAAGCCCATTGTCCCCATGTAATGACCGCATTACCTGTGCCCTTAGCAATCAAATCGACCGCCAAAAGGTTGGGCGCAAGCGCGGTGAGAAACATAGAGCTTGTCACACACGTAGAGGCAAGAGCAACCCACGTAAGGTAAGCACCAAGTTTGCGTGGCTCATTATCTGGGGTAGAGTTAAAAATAGGAGGAATGTTGCTAGCCACTGGATAAATAGTACCCGCACTACGCGCTGTGTTAGAGGGCATAAAAGGGGCAAGGATTAAATCTGCAAAGGCGACCGCATAACCAAGACCCAAAGAGCTTTTGCCAAGGTATTTTACTAAAACCAGTGAAATACGTCGTCCAAGGCCCGTCTTTTTATAACCAAGGGCAAACATGAACGCCGCAAAAATGAGCCAAATAACCGTGTTAGAAAAACCCGATAAAGCCCACTTGATATTTTCCGATGATTTTGGGTCAATAAGCCCAAGCACCGCCACAAGCGAAATTCCCGTAAAGCCCACAAGTGCGGCTGGAATAGGCTCAAGCACAAGACCCACTACCACACCCATGAAAATAGCGAAGAATTTCCACGCTTCAGGGGTTAGCCCTTCGGGTGTTGGCATAAACCAAAACACCGCCACGACCGCCACAGGGGCGATCATCTTCCAAATTTTTGGTGACATACGATCTCCTTTAAAGATTTGCATTCTGGTGACCATTATAAATTAAGATATGGGATATTATTGAGACTTTTTTGGGGTTTTCTTCAGTAAAATCTTAAGAAAATATTTTAAAAAGTGCTTTTAATTATTTTGTTTTAATGCCACCAACTGCTCTGGAGGCATGGGCTTGGCATATAAATAGCCTTGGACCAAATGGCATCCCTCCTTTTTCAAAAACAACGATTGCTCTGGTGTCTCTACTCCCTCGCCAAGGACCTCCAAGTGAAGGTTCTTGGCTAAGGCTATAATGGCCTTCACAATCGCGCAATCTTCTTCGCTACGAGGGGTATCTTTAACAAAAGAACGGTCAATTTTGAGCTTATCAATGGGCAACTGTTTTAAGTAGCTTAAGGACGAATAACCCGTACCAAAATCATCTACTGAAAGCTTAAACCCTGCTTTTTTAAGAGCCAATAACTTACTGATACTCTCTTGGGTATTTTTCATAACAAAACTTTCTGTCACTTCTAGCTCTATGCACGAAGGTGCAATCTTTTCGTGTTTACATAGGGCTTGCATTGCTGAAACAAAGCTCTCTTCTTCGATTTGAAGGGTTGAGATGTTAATGGCAAGGGTTCCTTTAAACGCCCCAGTTTCTTGCCAAAGCGCTAATTGCTTTAAAGATTCTTCAATAATCCACCACCCAAGTGGCACGATAAACCCACTCTCTTCTGCCCTAGGGATAAACGCATAAGGCGACAAAAGCCCTCGAGTAGGATGTTGCCATCGCACCAAAACCTCTGCCCCAACAACGCTTAAATCTGACAAATCAAATTGAGGCTGGTAATGCAACACAAAGGCATCTGATTCAAGGGCTTCTTGAAGCTCTTTATCTAAGGTATCCATGTTGATAATGTGTTCTGTCAAGGCTTTCGCATAAAGAGCAACCTGATTTTTGCCCAAATTTTTTGCCTCGTGCAAAGCGGTGTCAGCATTTCTAAAAAGCTCTTCGGTGCTCTTAGCATCAGAGGGAAACAACGAAACCCCGACACTTGCCTTTACATGTATCACCCTTCCCTCAACCCTAAAAGGCGTTCTTAAACTCTCAAGCCAAGCAATCCCGTGTGCATAAGCATGGTCTGTATCTGAGGTGATCATTACAAATTCATCTGCCCCCATACGCGCAAGAAAGCCCACGTCTTGGGCAAAATCCCTAAATCGAGCTGCCACCGCCTCGATGAGCTTATCTCCAAAACTGTGCCCATGCACATCATTGACCCGTTGAAAATGGTCCAAATCCAAAAACAACAGCGCCACTTTTTTGGTGTAAAAAGGCTTTGCAAGTTCGTCTTTTAGGCGAATACGGTTTGGAAGTTTTGTTAGCGGGTCATAGTGGGCTAGAAAAGTGATGGCTTCTTGGGCTTCTTTACGCTCGCTGATGTCTTTATGTGTTCCTGCTAGGCGCAACGGTTCTCCTGTTTTTTCGTCACGTTTTACCACGGCACCTGAACTTTCAATCCACACCCAACGGCCATCACGGTGGCGCATCCGAAACTCAACAACATAAGAGGCAAATCCTACCATCGCTTTGGCGATAGCCTCTTGGGCAAGGGTTTTGTCCTCCGGATGCAAGAGGCTTAACCAGTCCTCAACCTCGCCTTTTAAATTTTCTCGCGTAAGTCCCAACATACTCAGCCACGTCTCGTTAACAAAATGTTCTTTGGTCACACAATCATAATCCCAATACCCAAGCCCTGCCCCTTGAATGACGTATTCTAAGCGCTGTTTTTGCTCTTTGAGTTGGGATTGAATGTGTTGGAGTGAGCGAAAGTGAGAAAGAATTAATCCGTATAACAACACCGTGGTTGTCACCACAAAAGCGAGGCCTTTGTACGTTTGCAAGACATTAAGCAGCGAAACATCATCAACAAAAAAGCCCAACACGGCATCGGAAAACAAAATCCAAAGCACGGCAAAAAGCGCATATACTCCAACAATGCGAAGGGAACCATGGCGAAAATTCACAGTGGACTCCTTGGAAAATAAGCTTTACATGTAAAGGTATTTTCTCTTTTTGCTTTTTAGCCGATAGGTTAAATTATAGCCTAAATGGCAACATAAAAACATCCCTTATTGCACTAATACCGCCGTATCAATTCTTTTTTAGAAATCTCATTTCCCACATTTTTGTACCAGTTCGTCATACCATGCTTCGTTATTGCGTGTGCGCTTGGTGCGCTCAAGGTTATCGCGAATTGCCTTGAGCTCGGCCTCTTCCATCAACATCAACACTTCATAATCGAGCGGTGTTGCGTGAGGGTCCGACTCGACAAGTGCGGCTATTTCTTGGGCTATTTCTGTTTTTTTGGGGTTTTCCATGCGAGATTCCTTATAGAACACTAAAATTTAGCTTTGGTTTACTCAAGGCTTGTATAATGGGCGCATTTTAACATACGAAAGGTTCTTTATGAAACACCTTAGTCTTGTCGCCCTTCTCGCCACGTCTTCGCTTTTTGCTGCCACCGATGCGCAAGTAATCGAATACTTCAAATCCCAAGTTCCCGAAAACATTAGCGTCACCATCGAAAGTCGCCAAACCCTTAGCGAACTTAAAGGCTACGACATAGTATCAACCAAGTTGAGTGATGGCACCCAAAGTCAGGTCATTACCTTATTTGCCAAAGACGGCTTGATGTTTCCTGACATCATTGACCTAAACTCTGGCGTCTCCATGAAACAATCTTTTGAACAAAAGCAATTGGGACAAAAGCTTGGCACCTTATACAAACAAGAGAGCAAAAACAACATTATTGCCCTTGGAAATGACAAAAACAAGCCCACTATGGTGGTTTTTTCTGACCCAGAGTGCCCTTATTGCCGCAACGAACTGCAAACTGTGGAAGAGCGCCTAAAGACCCACAACCTCCGCCTTATCCTCACGCCCGTCCACGATACAACGGCATTGCAAAAAAGCTACCTCATCTACCAAGGTGTAGCAAAAGCCAAAGATGACGCCACCAAAATCGCTCTTTTGCGTAAGTATTTTGACGAAGCAGCAACCGTAGATGCGACTGTTTCGGATGATAAGGTCGAACAAATGAACCAACTGCGCCGTAAGTACCTCCAAGCAGGCCTCAAAGGTGTTCCTTTTTATATCGATGAAAAAGAGCTTCTACAATAACTTCTTTTCTGTGGCTCAAAAGGCCACAGAATCCGAACTTTGTTAACACTCCATCAACCCACCCGTGTTATACTTTCCAAAACCTTTTAGGACCTTGCCATGAAGATTGCGATGATTGAGGATGACACCGAACTCGCCGAACTGTTGTGTGCTTTTTTAGCCCAATACAACCTCCACGTCACCAACTACGAAGACCCTTATCTTGGCATTAGCGCTTTAGCCATCACTCCATACGATTTGCTGATTCTTGACCTCTCCTTACCAGGCATGGACGGGCTAGAGATTTGCCGCGAAGTGCGCCAAAAAAGCGACATCCCCATCATCATCTCTTCCGCACGCAGCGATTTGGATGATAAGGTCATTGGCCTCTCTTTGGGAGCGGATGATTATCTGCCCAAACCCTACGCCCCCAAGGAGCTTTATGCGCGCATCCTCAGTGTTGCAAGGCGCTACAAAAAAGGAGTTCAAGACACCCCTGCTCCTGCTTCTGTTTTTACTCTTGATGAAAAAGCGGGGCTTATATACTTTCGCCAAACGCCCTTGAAGCTTACCCGTGCCGAATTTGAAGTTCTAGGTGCGCTAGTACACCAACACGGATGTGTGGTATCACGGGAACAGCTCATCGGTGCCGCGCCAAGCCTTGGCGAAGAGAGCGAAAGCCGAAGCCTAGATGTGCTCATCAGCCGTATTCGCGCTAAACTGGGCGAAAATTCTAAAGAACCCAAACACCTCCATTCGGTGCGCGGCATCGGGTACAGGCTAGCTGGATGAAGTGGTACCATAGCCTTTTTTTTAAAATCACGCTGATTTTTGGCATCGCTCTAGCAGGGCTTGTGGCAGTGGGAACAAGCTTTACTTTGCACCAAAAAAAAGAGCAATTGTTTGAAGTGCGCCGTTTTACCCAAAACCTCTTTCGTAGTGCCTACTCACCCCATTCTGGACAACTTGATACAGCTTTACTCGCTCAAGAGGGGTATGTAATCCCCGAAAATGCTGCATCTTTAGCACCCTTACTTAAAAACCTTTCTCCCACACCTTTTCGCCGCCAAGGAGAGATGGGACGGCGTATGCTTCCTTTGGAAATTGTTGCATTTAAAGGCAAACTCTATGCCTTGGTTTTTTCAAAAGAGGCATCCGTACACGTTTATGAGACTCCTTTTCACCCCTCACACCCCTTACATGTAAGTGTGTTTGGTCTCATTGGTCTGGCGTTGGTGTTTTTATATGTGTTAACTTTACGCAGCATTCGCCCCCTTTTGCCCCTGAAAGCGCGGATTGAAGCCTTGGCGGAGGGAGATTATACCCTACCTCCTCGCAGCCACAGCAAAGACGAGATTGGCGCCCTTGCTAATGCCTTTCATGACACGGTGCAAAAGATAAAAGACCTCAAAGAAGCGCGGCAACTGTTTTTGCGCAACATCATGCACGAACTTAAAACCCCCATCACCAAGGGGAAATTAGCCCTTGCCATGTTGGAAGACTCTCCTTATAAAACCAAACTTGACGTACTTTTTGACACCCAAGAACAGATGCTGGAAGAGTTCGCGCGCATCGAAAAACTAGGGGCGGGAGAGCTCACCCTCGTGCGTAAACCTTACCATTTGGATGACATTGTGGCCCAAGTGCGGGATTTGCTCCCTGATGAGTCCGCGCCTTTGGAGGTATCTGCCGACCCCCAAACCTTACATGTAGACTTTGATTTGTTTTGTGTGGCCCTTAAAAACATCACAGACAATGCCCTGCGCTACAGTACCGATGGACGCGCGCGCCTTACATGTAAAGGCACAACCTTATCCATCTCCAACCACGGCGACCCTTTGCCTCACCCTCTTGATTCTTACGCCAAACCCTATTTTTTAGGAGGCTCCAAACAAAAAGAATCCCGTGGCCTTGGCTTTGGACTTTACATCGCCCTAGCCGTTTTTCGCCTCCACGCTTTGCCTTACCACTACACCCACGAAGCAGGGGTTAGCACTTTTACCCTTGAACTTACTCCGGTGCTTTAAGTCCATGCACAAACTGGTACATGAGCACGGAAGCGGCCACGCCCACGTTGAAGCTTTTGATGCCTTCTTCCATCTCGATTTGCACGCACGTATCGCACACGGCTAACACCTCAGGGGAAAGCCCTTCCCCTTCATTGCCCACTACTAACACCCAACGTTTTGGTACGCGCACTTGGGCCAAGGCCGTTGCCTTAGGCGTTACTTCCGCGCCAAATACGTGATACCCCAAGGTTTTTAACGCCAAAATCGTCGCCACTGTGTCGTCGTACACATGGAACCTAAGCTGACTCACATGCCCCATGGAAACCCGAAGAACACGCCGCCCGTAAGGATGCGCACCTTGTGACGAACAGACTAATGAATCCACCCCAAGAGCCGCCGCACTACGCGCCATGACGCCTAGATTTTCACTCTTAGAGAGCATCGTACTCATGAGCACCCGCTCGCCCAGTGCATTAAGAGGCAAAGGTGACGGGCGAAGGCCATGCATCATGACATGGTGGTGCACCGTGTGGCCCACGATGCCTTCCATTACTTCACGGCTTGCCACAAAAAACGTTACGCCTTGCAAAGGCTCCAAGAGCGCACGTTCTTGTGCGTAAAAAGTAGGAGTGGCTAGGAGGCTTAAGGCTTGCACCCCTTGCTTTAAGAGCATGCACACCACCTTGGGACTATCGGCGATAAACTCTCCCTTGGCACTCACTGCCCCATCGCGCAAGGTGCGGTACAGGGCAAATTCGGGTGTGGCTAGGGTGGTGACTTCTGTGAGTTCCATCACCCTTCCTCCACAAGGCTCAAACTCACTTTGCCCCGCGCAAGGTCAATGCCGATGACACGGATGGCGGGCAAATACTGGTTCAAACTCACCACTTCCAAAGGATGCCCCACCCGCTTTGAGGAGAGTTTGGAGAGGTGAATCATCCCGTCATTTTTCAAGCCAATATCCACAAACACGCCAAAATCTACAATGTTGCGCACCACCCCTGAAACCACGCTCCCTTCTTCTAGCATCCCAATGTCGCTCACCCCCTCTTTAAACGGCAAGGGCGGCAAGGCCTCCCTGGGGTCAAAGCCTGGTTTTTGCAGCTCAAAAACGATGTCTTTGAGCGTTGCTTCGCCCGCGCCAAAGGTCGCCATAAGCCCTTCGGGCGAGGCATCTGGGTTTTTCAAGAGCGCCAGCGCAAGAGGGTAACTCTCAGGGTGCACGCCCGTGTTATCCAACGGACTTTTACCCTCTTTGATGCGCACAAATCCTGCGGCTTGCTCATAGGCTTTGGCCCCCAAGCCTTTTACCTTTAGTAAATCCGCCTTACATGTAAAGCGTCCATGGGCTTCGCGGTGAGCGACCATCGCCTTGGCGACTTTAGGGCCGATGCCTGCCACATACCCCAACAAGGAAACCGAAGCGGAGTTAGCATCTACTCCCACGCGGTTGACCAAATCTTGCGTCACGTCTTGGAGCTTTTTTTCTAGCTGTTTTTGGTCCACATCGTGCTGATACTGCCCAATGCCAAGGGCTTTGGGGTCGATTTTCACTAACGCTGCCATAGGGTCACGCAACCGCTGGGCAATGGAAATGGCACCCCGAATACTCACATCAAGCTGCGGGTACTCTTCCGAGGCAATCTTAGAGGCCGAATAGACCGATGCACCCGCTTCTGAAACCACCGTGTAAGGCAACACCACCTCGCCTTTGGCGTTGAGCGCGGCAAAAAACTCTTGGGTTTCCCGCGAGGCTGTGCCATTGCCAATAGCCACCGCGGTGATGGCGTAGCGTTTGGCAAGTGCGACGACTTTAGCGGTCGCCCCTTGCGTGTCATTGTGGGGAGGCGTGGGGTAGATGACTTCATGGGCAAGGTAGGTTCCCTCCATGTCAATCACGGCAAGCTTACACCCCGTGCGAAAGGCGGGGTCAACGCCTAAAATGACCCGTTGTTGCACGGGCGGGCTCATGAGCAGTTGGTGGAGGTTTTTGCCAAACACGTCGATGGCGGCGGTATCGGCACGCGCTTTTAAAAGGCCGTGTACTTCGCGCTCTAAAGAGGGCAATAACAACCGCTTCAAGCCGTCTTTGTACGCCTCAAAAAGGAAGGGATTTTTGGCGTTTTTAGGAAGTTTGTACTGGTAAATGTTTGCTTCGATGCGCGCCACATCCACGACCATCTTGACGCTCAGTTGCTTTTCTTTGACCCCACGCATGAGGGCGAGGTAGCGGTGAGAAGGGATGAAGGCGACCTTTTCACGCGCATCGGCCAGAGAAACAAAAGCCCCTTTTTCGTCAAAGGTTTTGGTTTTTTTCACTTCCAAAACGCCGTGCTTTAGCATGAGCGTGCGCACCGCTTCACGCTCCCTTGGGGCATCCGCAAAACGTTCCGCGAGGATGTCCTGGGCTCCTGTCACGGCTTCTTCCACAGAAGCGACCTTTTCGCCCACGTAGGTTTTCGCCTTCTCGTAAAACATCGCCTCGTCGCCTTTTTCTAATACGTCTGCTAAGGGTTCAAGGCCTTTTTGGATGGCACTTTGGGCGCGGGAGTTCTTTTTTTCTTTAAAGGGGCGAAAAATGTCTTCCACTTCGCTGAGGGTTTGGGCAGCCTCTAAGCGGTGTTTGAGCGCGGAATCTAGCACACTGCGCTCGCTAATAAGCCTTGCCACGTCGGCTTTGCGCTCCAAAAGGTGCTTGGCACTTTCAACGATTTTTTCAAAATCGCGCAACGCTTCATCGCTCGCCCCCTCGGTCATCTCCTTGCGGTAGCGTGCGATGAAAGGCACCGTCGCCCCGCCTTCAAGGAGGGTTAAAATGTTGGTAACCGCGGTCGCACTAAGACCTGTTTGTTTGATAAGGATGTCTGTTAAGGTGTGCATCGTTTCCATTCTTACATGTAAGGGTTTTAAAGGGCGCATTATACGCAAATTTTATTCTGGCGACCCAAAAGCCTTTCTTTTTATTCCATCAAAAAAATGTATAATGCCTGTTACTTTAAAAAGAGGCTGTGCTGTTTTTATACACAAAAACCCGCTATTCTGGGCTCTTTTTGACTACCACTTCCACAACAAAGGATACATTTTGACCACACAAAAGAAAGGCCTCATGCGTAACATCGGCGTTCAGATTGTTATTGCTATGGTCATCGGCACACTGGTTGGCGCCTTCATGGGCGAAAGTGCGGCAATCTTCGCGCCCCTTGGCACTATCTTTATTCATCTTATTAAGATGCTTGTTATCCCTTTGGTGGCCATCTCCATCATCGCTGGGGCTGCAGGGCTTGGAGACAGCCCCTCAGCGGGGAAAATTGGCGTGACTACCTTTGGGTTTTTCCTTGGAACCTCCGCGTTAGCCGTGGGGCTTGCGCTGTTTATGGGTGAAGTTTTTGGCCCAGGACGCGGGCTGGATTTGAGCAGTGTTGAGGGCATGTTTTCCACCAAATACGCCGACCAAGGGGCGCTTCCTGGGTTTTTTGACACCATCACGGGCATGATTCCCACCAACGTGTTCCAGTCCCTCACCGATGCGAACATCTTACAAATCCTTGTCTTTTGTCTCTTTTTTGGCATCGCCATCTCTAAGCTAGAAAAAAGCAAAAGTGCGGCGGTACTTTCCCCGCTAAATGCCACCATTGACGCGTTTATTTGGATGATTCACGTGGTGATGCGCATCGCACCTCTGGGGGTTTTTGGCCTCATGGCTGACGCAGTAGGAACTTTTGGTTTTTCCATGCTAACTCTTGTGATGAAGCTTTTTATTGTTTATATAGTCGCTATTCTCATTTATGGGTTTGTATTTTACCCTTTGTTGGTCAAGTTTTTCTCCAACACCCCCGTGTTAGCATTCATGAGCGCCATGAAAAAACCCCAAGCCGTAGCCCTTTCCACCGCCTCTTCCATGGCAACCTTGC
Coding sequences:
- a CDS encoding ArsS family sensor histidine kinase gives rise to the protein MKWYHSLFFKITLIFGIALAGLVAVGTSFTLHQKKEQLFEVRRFTQNLFRSAYSPHSGQLDTALLAQEGYVIPENAASLAPLLKNLSPTPFRRQGEMGRRMLPLEIVAFKGKLYALVFSKEASVHVYETPFHPSHPLHVSVFGLIGLALVFLYVLTLRSIRPLLPLKARIEALAEGDYTLPPRSHSKDEIGALANAFHDTVQKIKDLKEARQLFLRNIMHELKTPITKGKLALAMLEDSPYKTKLDVLFDTQEQMLEEFARIEKLGAGELTLVRKPYHLDDIVAQVRDLLPDESAPLEVSADPQTLHVDFDLFCVALKNITDNALRYSTDGRARLTCKGTTLSISNHGDPLPHPLDSYAKPYFLGGSKQKESRGLGFGLYIALAVFRLHALPYHYTHEAGVSTFTLELTPVL
- a CDS encoding TrmH family RNA methyltransferase — its product is MELTEVTTLATPEFALYRTLRDGAVSAKGEFIADSPKVVCMLLKQGVQALSLLATPTFYAQERALLEPLQGVTFFVASREVMEGIVGHTVHHHVMMHGLRPSPLPLNALGERVLMSTMLSKSENLGVMARSAAALGVDSLVCSSQGAHPYGRRVLRVSMGHVSQLRFHVYDDTVATILALKTLGYHVFGAEVTPKATALAQVRVPKRWVLVVGNEGEGLSPEVLAVCDTCVQIEMEEGIKSFNVGVAASVLMYQFVHGLKAPE
- a CDS encoding helix-hairpin-helix domain-containing protein, with the translated sequence MHTLTDILIKQTGLSATAVTNILTLLEGGATVPFIARYRKEMTEGASDEALRDFEKIVESAKHLLERKADVARLISERSVLDSALKHRLEAAQTLSEVEDIFRPFKEKKNSRAQSAIQKGLEPLADVLEKGDEAMFYEKAKTYVGEKVASVEEAVTGAQDILAERFADAPREREAVRTLMLKHGVLEVKKTKTFDEKGAFVSLADAREKVAFIPSHRYLALMRGVKEKQLSVKMVVDVARIEANIYQYKLPKNAKNPFLFEAYKDGLKRLLLPSLEREVHGLLKARADTAAIDVFGKNLHQLLMSPPVQQRVILGVDPAFRTGCKLAVIDMEGTYLAHEVIYPTPPHNDTQGATAKVVALAKRYAITAVAIGNGTASRETQEFFAALNAKGEVVLPYTVVSEAGASVYSASKIASEEYPQLDVSIRGAISIAQRLRDPMAALVKIDPKALGIGQYQHDVDQKQLEKKLQDVTQDLVNRVGVDANSASVSLLGYVAGIGPKVAKAMVAHREAHGRFTCKADLLKVKGLGAKAYEQAAGFVRIKEGKSPLDNTGVHPESYPLALALLKNPDASPEGLMATFGAGEATLKDIVFELQKPGFDPREALPPLPFKEGVSDIGMLEEGSVVSGVVRNIVDFGVFVDIGLKNDGMIHLSKLSSKRVGHPLEVVSLNQYLPAIRVIGIDLARGKVSLSLVEEG
- a CDS encoding dicarboxylate/amino acid:cation symporter encodes the protein MTTQKKGLMRNIGVQIVIAMVIGTLVGAFMGESAAIFAPLGTIFIHLIKMLVIPLVAISIIAGAAGLGDSPSAGKIGVTTFGFFLGTSALAVGLALFMGEVFGPGRGLDLSSVEGMFSTKYADQGALPGFFDTITGMIPTNVFQSLTDANILQILVFCLFFGIAISKLEKSKSAAVLSPLNATIDAFIWMIHVVMRIAPLGVFGLMADAVGTFGFSMLTLVMKLFIVYIVAILIYGFVFYPLLVKFFSNTPVLAFMSAMKKPQAVALSTASSMATLPVTIETCEKELGVAKSTAAFVLPLGATINMSGNAIYYGLVAIFFAQVFGMELGMGEYIAIILTATIGAIGQAGVPGPTFLVVAVLIAAGIPIEGLPLLFALDRIFDMIRTALNITGDAACAVIVDKYNPESA